One genomic window of Inquilinus sp. KBS0705 includes the following:
- a CDS encoding AhpC/TSA family protein produces the protein MKQVFLCILMMLPLMVLAQQPFKITVSGDAYKNGDKIYLVYKAGDKVITDTTIVANNIIEFNGSITGLAKATIYKNEDPRVIEVSHDAISLYIEPGNILIKHNNNPYLIKLSGTPNNNDFNELDNLLRPFYSQRTDVESKYEALTPEQQNDINNKAVLMAALKNIFNQMSTVQLAFVSRHPGSYISLVTLRQIVDNADLLPQIDAAYTRLTPTLKQSPLGADMARIIAAAKASAAGLAAKDFTLPDAKGRLVKLSDFKGKYVLVDFWASWCIPCRAENPNVMMAYQQYKDKGFTVLSVSIEDADEKANWLKAVKADRLVWTQVLDGKPEKEKVKTLYGVTTIPANFLIDPSGKIIAKDLRDKVLLNKLDELLGKH, from the coding sequence ATGAAACAAGTTTTTTTGTGCATTTTAATGATGTTGCCATTGATGGTGTTAGCGCAACAACCCTTTAAAATTACAGTAAGCGGTGATGCATATAAGAACGGGGACAAAATTTACCTTGTTTACAAGGCTGGCGATAAAGTAATAACCGATACAACTATAGTAGCCAATAACATTATTGAATTTAATGGCAGCATAACCGGCCTGGCAAAAGCAACTATATATAAAAATGAAGACCCCAGGGTTATAGAAGTGTCGCACGACGCAATTAGTTTATATATAGAGCCGGGTAATATTTTGATAAAGCATAATAATAACCCTTACCTAATAAAGTTATCAGGCACCCCAAATAATAACGACTTTAATGAACTGGATAACTTACTAAGGCCCTTTTATTCGCAACGGACAGATGTTGAAAGTAAATATGAAGCGTTAACACCCGAGCAGCAAAACGACATTAATAACAAAGCCGTGTTAATGGCCGCTTTAAAAAATATATTTAACCAAATGTCAACCGTTCAATTGGCATTTGTTAGCAGGCATCCAGGGTCGTACATAAGCCTGGTTACATTAAGGCAAATAGTAGACAATGCCGATCTGCTGCCACAAATTGACGCGGCTTATACCCGTTTAACGCCCACGTTAAAGCAAAGCCCTTTGGGTGCGGATATGGCGCGTATCATTGCCGCAGCAAAAGCATCAGCAGCAGGATTGGCAGCTAAAGATTTTACCTTGCCCGATGCCAAAGGGCGGCTTGTAAAATTGTCAGATTTTAAAGGCAAGTATGTTTTGGTCGACTTTTGGGCGTCGTGGTGCATCCCCTGTCGGGCCGAAAACCCAAATGTCATGATGGCCTATCAACAATATAAAGACAAGGGCTTTACCGTTTTAAGTGTTTCTATTGAAGATGCTGATGAAAAAGCCAACTGGTTAAAAGCAGTTAAAGCTGACAGATTAGTTTGGACCCAAGTGCTGGATGGTAAACCTGAGAAAGAAAAAGTAAAAACCCTTTATGGAGTTACCACCATACCTGCTAATTTTTTAATTGACCCATCAGGTAAAATTATTGCTAAAGATCTACGAGACAAAGTACTGCTAAATAAGCTGGACGAACTATTAGGTAAACACTAA
- a CDS encoding ABC transporter ATP-binding protein — protein MALEIKNLTKQYNKSKTGLSDYSITIDKGVLGLLGPNGAGKSTLMKIIATISKPTRGTLFLDGVDIVNNPDKIRQVLGYLPQDFGVYPNLNAYEFLEYIAAMKGVGGKGLRSRIDMLLDGVNLTADAKRPIGTYSGGMKQRIGIAQALLNNPKVLIFDEPTVGLDPEERVRFRQLISDMADDCIIILSSHIVSDIETIADEVAIMKNGTLLAKAIQPDIVKIVEGRVFETVIDTPGLNALKTRQLVIDTSRQKEKTKVRYILRSDVPEDSSVAISATLEDSYLFLTQSNA, from the coding sequence ATGGCTTTAGAAATTAAAAACCTTACTAAACAATACAATAAAAGCAAAACTGGCCTGTCCGATTATTCAATAACTATTGATAAAGGCGTATTGGGATTGCTTGGGCCAAATGGCGCGGGCAAATCAACTCTTATGAAAATAATTGCTACTATTAGCAAGCCCACCCGCGGAACGTTGTTTTTAGATGGTGTGGATATTGTAAACAATCCTGATAAAATACGTCAAGTGCTGGGCTACCTGCCGCAAGATTTTGGTGTATACCCCAACTTAAATGCCTATGAGTTTTTAGAATATATAGCGGCTATGAAAGGCGTTGGCGGCAAAGGCCTTCGTAGTCGAATAGATATGCTGCTGGATGGTGTTAACCTTACTGCCGATGCCAAAAGGCCCATCGGCACATATTCGGGTGGTATGAAACAGCGTATTGGGATTGCGCAGGCATTACTCAACAACCCTAAGGTGTTAATTTTTGACGAGCCCACCGTTGGCCTTGACCCGGAAGAACGCGTGCGTTTTAGGCAGTTAATATCAGACATGGCCGATGATTGCATCATTATACTTTCATCGCACATCGTATCGGATATTGAAACCATTGCAGATGAGGTTGCTATTATGAAGAATGGCACTTTGCTGGCGAAAGCCATACAGCCTGATATAGTTAAAATAGTTGAAGGTCGTGTATTTGAAACGGTTATAGATACTCCGGGTTTAAATGCGTTAAAAACGCGTCAATTGGTTATTGATACCAGCCGCCAGAAAGAAAAAACAAAGGTGAGGTATATTTTACGTTCGGACGTGCCTGAGGATAGCTCTGTTGCCATAAGCGCTACCCTTGAAGATTCTTATTTATTTTTAACGCAAAGCAACGCCTAA
- a CDS encoding non-ribosomal peptide synthetase, which translates to MNIVTKLLTTCKAFPNNIAVSLGEQSISYQALLDQSLVVANFIADKNIRRSCIAIEVNNTIEHIIAMIGVILSGNYYLSVTSDNNAFFLAERNLPLGLYIADSQLGQSYQAVLIEDILKYNTSNTTSLPKIDPYDKLCAYFTSGSTASSKLVIHNHYSIYSQLLNEIEQNQITSTDKLDFVFSLSFSAALSCVFPALLTGARLCVYNVKEHGLTGLADFWQQNGVTFSTISVTTFQGICKINETLKHIPSIRFVSISAEPVKDTTIAYFKNKFAAGAVLQIAYATTETRTITDLKIVNDNTEQPYTASIGKPVNGKNVFIADRNNQILPVGSIGEIVVESEYIADGYFGLTEENLAQFSRNGNLIKYKTGDLGYLNEEGYLFYAGRTKSEIKLNGIKLNIKNIEDEVEKVNGITQAAVVINNTMGNLARLVCFFKAGDDVCSNQIKERISIYLPTTHIPQFFIRVRELPATHSEKIDRKTLEAMPIKDLIEIEQPEGPQSVNKIENVIIAAFKSILELDKVSANSDFFDLGGDSFTSLLCIAEIEQSLNIRIPSFAILYHATAAKLSLYLSGAYDNSTGLVATHQLNKHLEGRQNLYILDNSPGNKYKHFKDTSLSLRFNITIIYYDLRKSHQLPNGSSIIMTAMIKIVGVQNGSIVMGHSFDGYMAQQLACVVPQITWCILIDTYNYFDMKKVYFKYTLKTFIKAMAWHIINAGDYGLPAVLLKAKLFKVKPKAPADNSFIEGITYMLAQVKNYKTINNCLYVKAGRSHLWDKGDFFGWKNHIGGVFKACSLKTTHAEIISNEALAITRLINETIPK; encoded by the coding sequence ATGAATATTGTAACTAAGCTGTTAACCACCTGTAAAGCATTTCCAAATAATATTGCAGTTAGCCTGGGCGAGCAATCTATAAGCTATCAGGCATTGTTAGATCAAAGCCTTGTTGTAGCGAATTTTATTGCTGATAAAAACATAAGGCGCAGTTGTATTGCTATTGAGGTTAATAATACCATAGAACATATCATAGCTATGATAGGTGTGATCCTTTCAGGCAATTATTACCTATCGGTAACAAGTGATAATAATGCGTTTTTTTTGGCAGAAAGAAATTTGCCCTTGGGGCTATATATTGCCGATAGCCAGCTTGGCCAATCGTACCAGGCGGTGTTGATAGAAGACATCCTGAAATATAATACATCCAATACTACAAGCCTTCCTAAGATAGACCCGTATGATAAACTGTGCGCCTATTTTACATCGGGTAGCACAGCCTCCTCAAAATTAGTTATCCATAACCATTACAGTATATACAGCCAATTACTAAACGAGATTGAGCAAAACCAAATCACCAGCACAGATAAACTCGACTTTGTTTTTTCGCTAAGTTTTAGCGCGGCATTATCCTGTGTTTTCCCTGCGCTGTTAACCGGTGCCCGGCTGTGCGTTTATAATGTAAAAGAGCATGGCTTAACTGGGCTTGCTGATTTTTGGCAGCAAAACGGAGTTACCTTTAGTACAATATCTGTAACCACCTTTCAAGGTATTTGCAAAATAAACGAGACATTAAAGCATATCCCTTCTATCAGATTTGTATCAATAAGTGCCGAGCCGGTAAAGGATACTACGATAGCTTACTTTAAGAATAAGTTTGCAGCTGGTGCTGTTCTACAGATAGCCTATGCTACAACCGAAACGCGAACGATCACCGATCTTAAGATAGTAAACGATAACACCGAGCAACCTTACACGGCATCTATTGGCAAGCCGGTTAATGGCAAAAACGTTTTTATTGCAGATAGAAATAATCAGATACTGCCTGTAGGCAGCATTGGCGAAATCGTGGTTGAATCGGAGTATATTGCCGACGGGTACTTCGGCCTGACGGAGGAAAACCTGGCGCAATTTAGTCGCAATGGCAATCTTATAAAATACAAAACGGGTGATTTGGGTTATTTAAATGAGGAGGGCTATCTTTTTTACGCCGGACGCACTAAAAGCGAAATTAAACTTAATGGTATTAAACTTAATATTAAAAATATTGAGGATGAGGTAGAGAAAGTTAACGGCATTACCCAAGCCGCTGTTGTTATAAATAATACTATGGGTAACTTAGCCAGGCTCGTCTGTTTTTTCAAGGCAGGGGATGACGTATGCAGCAATCAAATAAAAGAGCGCATCAGTATTTATTTGCCGACCACGCATATCCCCCAATTTTTTATTAGAGTGCGCGAACTGCCCGCAACGCATTCTGAGAAAATTGACAGAAAGACTTTGGAAGCCATGCCCATTAAGGATTTGATAGAGATAGAGCAACCGGAAGGCCCACAAAGTGTTAATAAAATCGAAAATGTTATTATTGCTGCCTTTAAATCGATTTTAGAACTTGATAAAGTAAGTGCAAATAGCGATTTTTTTGACTTGGGTGGCGACTCGTTCACGAGCTTGCTTTGCATTGCCGAAATAGAGCAGAGCTTAAATATCAGGATTCCATCATTCGCTATTTTGTACCATGCCACGGCTGCAAAATTAAGTTTATATCTAAGCGGAGCATACGATAATAGCACCGGGTTGGTAGCAACACACCAATTAAATAAGCATCTGGAAGGCAGGCAAAACCTATATATCTTAGATAATTCGCCGGGTAATAAATACAAGCATTTTAAAGATACTTCGCTATCCTTACGATTTAACATTACCATTATTTATTATGATCTGCGAAAAAGCCACCAGCTACCCAATGGTAGTAGCATTATAATGACTGCAATGATAAAGATAGTAGGCGTGCAAAATGGTAGTATAGTAATGGGCCATAGTTTTGATGGCTATATGGCGCAGCAATTAGCCTGCGTAGTGCCGCAAATAACATGGTGCATATTAATTGATACCTACAACTATTTCGACATGAAGAAGGTATATTTTAAGTACACACTTAAAACCTTTATAAAGGCAATGGCATGGCATATAATCAATGCCGGAGATTATGGCTTGCCCGCCGTTCTGTTAAAAGCGAAACTATTTAAAGTAAAGCCTAAAGCCCCTGCAGATAACTCGTTTATTGAAGGTATTACTTATATGCTTGCACAAGTAAAAAATTATAAAACCATTAATAACTGCCTTTATGTTAAGGCAGGCAGGTCGCACTTATGGGACAAAGGAGATTTTTTTGGCTGGAAAAATCATATTGGCGGCGTTTTTAAGGCTTGTTCATTAAAAACAACCCATGCCGAAATAATCAGCAATGAAGCCTTGGCTATTACCAGGTTAATAAATGAGACTATACCTAAATAA
- a CDS encoding peptidase: MTYCLGIKVKEGLIAIADTRITTGTDTTIKKKISILQKENSSMFIMTSGLRSVRDKAIVYFDEILETSEFSKLYQAVNAFGQQVRRVADEDRSTLEKAGFKFDLNTIIGGQLKDDEEHKLFLLYPEGNWVELGLGAPFVVIGNSGHGKAILNRILNEDSDMRLALKAGFLSFDSTRVSSNNVDFPIDVALYKKDTFELIEQRYTQKDMADISAQWDDELKNALMNVPGEWMEKAFKKLPK, from the coding sequence ATGACTTACTGCTTAGGAATAAAAGTTAAAGAAGGCTTAATAGCAATTGCCGATACCCGCATTACTACAGGCACAGATACTACGATAAAGAAAAAAATAAGCATCCTGCAAAAAGAGAACTCATCCATGTTTATCATGACGAGTGGTTTGCGGTCGGTACGTGATAAGGCTATAGTGTATTTTGACGAGATACTGGAAACATCCGAATTTAGCAAACTATACCAGGCTGTAAACGCCTTTGGGCAACAGGTTAGGCGTGTAGCAGATGAGGACAGATCGACCTTAGAAAAAGCCGGTTTTAAGTTTGATTTAAACACTATTATAGGCGGGCAGCTTAAAGATGATGAAGAACATAAGCTGTTCCTGCTTTATCCAGAAGGAAATTGGGTTGAATTGGGTCTTGGCGCACCATTTGTAGTAATAGGCAACTCGGGGCATGGCAAAGCTATACTTAACCGTATATTAAATGAAGATTCGGATATGAGGCTGGCTTTAAAGGCCGGTTTTTTATCGTTTGATTCTACAAGAGTTAGTAGCAACAATGTTGATTTTCCGATTGATGTGGCATTGTATAAAAAGGACACTTTTGAACTGATAGAGCAACGTTATACGCAAAAAGATATGGCCGATATATCGGCACAATGGGATGACGAATTAAAAAATGCCCTGATGAACGTTCCGGGCGAATGGATGGAAAAAGCGTTTAAAAAACTACCAAAGTAA
- a CDS encoding circularly permuted type 2 ATP-grasp protein, with protein sequence MYKAQHFEKYNLLNGVWDEMYNENSIVRDHYKKVIEYLALESPDDLNKKEELAKRLFMTQGITFTVYNSGEGIEKIFPFDIIPRIITAEEWAFVEKGIKQRLTALNLFLKDIYHNQFIIKDGIVPIDIVYSCPHFLREMYQLDVPYDVYVHIAGIDLIRDHDGTFYVLEDNLRTPSGVSYMLENREITKRLFPDLLPNCAVRSVTEYPSILYKNLLSLSPRQISNPTIVLLSPGIYNSAYFEHTTLARLMGVELVEGRDLVVNNHKVYMKTTTGLQQVDVIYRRVDDEFLDPLVFNPNSVLGVAGLMGAYRKGNVAIVNAIGNGVADDKATYIYVPDMIKYYLNEEPILKNVPTHRLSNPDEREHVFKNINKMVVKKTNESGGYGMLMGHASTEEEIEKYKLEILKEPRNFIAQPTISLSAAPCYIGGILQPRRIDLRPYALCGPDGIQIVPGGLTRVALTEGSLVVNSSQGGGSKDTWVLA encoded by the coding sequence ATGTACAAAGCGCAGCATTTTGAAAAATACAATTTATTAAATGGCGTATGGGACGAAATGTACAACGAAAACAGCATTGTCCGCGATCATTATAAAAAAGTAATTGAATATTTGGCCCTTGAAAGCCCGGACGATCTTAATAAGAAAGAGGAATTGGCTAAAAGGCTTTTTATGACACAGGGCATTACCTTTACCGTATATAATAGCGGCGAAGGTATTGAAAAGATATTCCCCTTTGATATCATCCCCCGCATTATTACTGCCGAAGAATGGGCTTTTGTAGAGAAGGGCATTAAGCAAAGGCTTACAGCCTTAAACCTGTTTCTGAAAGATATTTATCACAATCAGTTTATTATTAAAGATGGCATTGTGCCTATTGATATTGTATACTCGTGCCCGCATTTTTTGCGCGAAATGTATCAGCTGGATGTGCCATACGATGTATACGTACATATAGCCGGTATAGATTTGATACGCGACCACGACGGTACCTTTTACGTACTGGAAGATAACCTGCGTACACCATCGGGCGTAAGTTATATGCTGGAGAACCGCGAGATAACCAAACGTTTATTTCCCGATCTGCTGCCTAATTGCGCGGTACGCAGTGTAACAGAATATCCATCAATATTATATAAAAACCTTTTATCATTATCTCCAAGGCAAATAAGCAACCCTACCATTGTGCTGCTTAGCCCGGGTATATATAACTCGGCCTATTTTGAGCATACCACACTTGCCCGTTTAATGGGGGTTGAACTGGTTGAAGGCCGCGACCTGGTAGTAAACAACCATAAGGTTTATATGAAAACTACAACCGGCTTGCAGCAGGTTGACGTAATATACCGCCGCGTTGATGATGAGTTTTTAGATCCATTGGTATTTAACCCAAACAGTGTATTAGGCGTAGCTGGTTTAATGGGCGCTTACCGTAAAGGCAATGTGGCCATAGTAAACGCTATAGGTAACGGCGTAGCCGATGACAAAGCCACCTATATTTACGTCCCTGACATGATCAAATACTATTTGAACGAAGAGCCGATACTAAAAAATGTACCCACACACAGGCTAAGCAACCCTGATGAGCGCGAGCATGTGTTTAAAAACATCAATAAAATGGTGGTTAAAAAAACAAACGAAAGCGGCGGTTATGGTATGCTGATGGGCCATGCATCAACCGAGGAAGAAATTGAAAAGTATAAATTGGAGATACTGAAAGAGCCGCGCAATTTTATTGCACAGCCAACCATAAGCCTATCGGCAGCGCCATGTTATATTGGTGGTATATTACAGCCAAGGCGCATAGATTTAAGGCCCTATGCTCTCTGCGGCCCCGATGGTATCCAAATTGTGCCAGGGGGCTTAACCCGCGTGGCATTAACCGAAGGGTCGCTGGTGGTAAATAGCTCACAGGGCGGCGGCAGTAAGGATACCTGGGTATTGGCCTAA
- a CDS encoding transglutaminase family protein, which produces MKFKVSAELGYEVKAPSTLIINIHALRTPHQTVLNENLDIDPYLKAEEIPSVNGENRFVRLDIAEPGHFNIKYDATVDNYYEVIDYTTYDEIPVSQFHPSVLTYLNPSRYCQSDKLYRLANNTFGKIENSYEQVVAITEWIHTNVEYLSGFSNSETSAYDTVTQQAGVCRDFAHLGIALCRALTIPARYFTGYAYLLTPADFHACFEAYLGGQWILFDATKLAPLNGLVKIATGRDAADAAIASIFGDVYCTNIKAACQLAENEPFNPIYYTKSVFDGITYL; this is translated from the coding sequence ATGAAATTTAAAGTATCGGCTGAGTTAGGATATGAGGTAAAGGCACCAAGTACTTTAATAATAAATATACACGCGCTAAGAACACCACACCAAACCGTACTAAACGAAAACCTGGATATTGACCCATACCTAAAAGCCGAAGAGATACCCTCTGTTAATGGCGAAAACAGGTTTGTACGTTTAGATATTGCCGAACCCGGCCATTTTAATATTAAATACGACGCTACGGTTGATAATTACTATGAAGTAATAGATTACACCACATACGACGAGATACCTGTAAGCCAGTTTCACCCCTCGGTATTAACCTATTTAAACCCCAGCCGTTATTGCCAAAGCGACAAGCTATACCGGTTAGCCAACAATACCTTTGGTAAAATAGAAAATTCGTATGAGCAGGTGGTTGCTATAACCGAATGGATACATACAAATGTGGAGTACCTAAGCGGCTTCAGCAATTCCGAAACATCCGCTTATGACACAGTTACACAGCAAGCCGGTGTTTGTCGAGATTTTGCGCACCTGGGTATTGCACTATGCCGGGCATTAACTATACCTGCCCGCTATTTTACGGGCTATGCCTACTTGCTTACGCCGGCCGATTTTCATGCCTGTTTTGAAGCTTATTTGGGTGGGCAGTGGATATTGTTTGATGCCACAAAGTTAGCGCCACTAAACGGACTGGTAAAAATTGCCACCGGCCGCGATGCCGCCGATGCTGCTATTGCCAGTATATTTGGCGATGTGTATTGTACCAACATAAAAGCAGCCTGTCAACTGGCCGAGAACGAGCCATTTAATCCTATATACTATACTAAGTCAGTTTTTGACGGAATCACTTATTTATAG
- a CDS encoding acyltransferase — MTKLTPTLLKTKQHFDILDGLRGVAALAVVCFHFMEVAYTDYSKNFIGHGFLAVDFFFCLSGFVIGYAYDDRISKIGIWEFIKSRLIRLHPLVVLGAVLGVLTFLFDPLVGPPASYTAGKILLIFLSSILMIPDGAITERYFNLFSFNAPAWSLFWEYVANIFYALVLYRVARRYLLILTILCALPICYIAYNTGNLMGGWGIPNFWDGAARIAYSFLAGLLVYRSNWIIKNRLGFLGLCVLLSAAFLMPFGKWNWITEPFVVFLYFPLLIALGAGAVLSPGLKKICVFSGNISYPLYMTHYAVIWFFAHYNNRYKPAPGQLSLIIIVSMILLVGFAWLALTFYDAPLRKYLSNKRKQA, encoded by the coding sequence ATGACAAAACTAACGCCAACCCTGCTAAAAACTAAACAACATTTTGATATACTTGATGGCTTACGTGGCGTAGCTGCTTTGGCTGTAGTATGTTTCCATTTTATGGAGGTGGCTTATACAGATTACAGCAAAAATTTTATAGGCCATGGCTTTTTAGCCGTCGACTTTTTTTTCTGCTTATCGGGCTTTGTAATAGGTTATGCTTATGACGACCGTATAAGCAAAATAGGCATTTGGGAATTCATTAAATCGAGGCTCATCAGGCTGCATCCGCTGGTTGTTTTAGGCGCGGTACTTGGCGTACTTACCTTTTTGTTCGACCCCTTAGTTGGGCCACCCGCATCCTATACCGCAGGCAAAATATTGCTGATATTTTTAAGCTCGATACTAATGATACCCGATGGTGCCATCACCGAGCGTTATTTTAACCTGTTTAGTTTTAATGCCCCGGCATGGTCGCTATTTTGGGAGTATGTAGCTAACATTTTCTATGCTCTTGTTTTGTACCGTGTTGCACGCCGTTACCTCCTCATATTAACCATACTATGCGCGTTACCCATTTGTTATATAGCCTACAATACGGGCAACTTAATGGGAGGCTGGGGTATCCCTAACTTTTGGGATGGTGCAGCGCGTATTGCCTATTCGTTTTTGGCAGGGCTGCTTGTTTACCGCTCTAACTGGATCATCAAAAACAGGCTGGGCTTTTTAGGCCTGTGTGTGCTGTTGTCGGCGGCCTTTTTAATGCCCTTTGGCAAATGGAACTGGATAACCGAGCCATTTGTGGTATTTTTATATTTCCCACTGCTTATTGCGTTGGGGGCCGGCGCTGTACTATCGCCCGGTCTAAAAAAGATATGCGTGTTCTCGGGTAATATATCTTACCCCCTTTATATGACACATTATGCTGTAATATGGTTTTTCGCCCATTATAACAATAGATACAAACCCGCCCCGGGGCAGCTATCGCTTATAATCATAGTGAGTATGATATTACTGGTGGGCTTTGCCTGGCTGGCATTAACCTTTTATGATGCGCCTTTACGCAAATACCTTAGTAATAAAAGGAAACAAGCTTAA
- a CDS encoding transglutaminase family protein, translating into MPEFKIQHITKYSYDNFVRDSANKIILFPIVDIYQDVLKHELDITGHPQVDTYVDYYGNEVGSFTYTEPHNMLVINSQVSVITHPRPLPVDNMFASEQWNELFNLKYVVPYIDFLKQEYFEGLNELQPVVNSERLTDDTPYHTTLKFCQYVYKNFEYIKGVTTVETTLDEIWKIKAGVCQDFAHLLMVMLRLVGIPARYVSGYICPNKDGLRGIGATHAWAEAYLPGYGWLGIDPTNNCIANENHVRLAVGRNFSDCSPVKGVYKGSAHHKLEVSVSVGHEDSHIPEEKDIFTVSTFPVPDGSAARNSYARYMEIMQQQQQQQ; encoded by the coding sequence ATGCCCGAATTTAAGATACAGCATATCACCAAGTACTCTTATGATAACTTTGTGCGCGATAGTGCTAACAAGATCATTCTATTTCCTATTGTTGATATTTATCAGGATGTTTTAAAGCACGAATTAGATATAACCGGCCACCCACAAGTAGATACTTATGTAGATTATTATGGCAATGAGGTAGGCAGCTTTACCTACACCGAACCACATAATATGCTGGTTATTAATTCGCAGGTATCGGTAATTACACACCCAAGGCCCTTGCCGGTTGATAATATGTTTGCCAGCGAGCAGTGGAACGAACTATTTAACTTAAAGTATGTAGTGCCTTACATTGATTTTTTGAAACAAGAGTATTTTGAGGGGCTTAACGAATTACAACCCGTTGTAAACAGCGAACGCTTAACCGATGATACGCCTTACCATACTACACTTAAGTTTTGCCAGTACGTTTACAAAAACTTTGAATATATAAAAGGGGTAACCACTGTAGAGACCACTCTTGATGAAATATGGAAAATTAAAGCCGGTGTTTGCCAGGATTTTGCCCATTTACTAATGGTAATGCTGCGTTTGGTAGGCATACCCGCCCGTTATGTAAGCGGTTATATTTGCCCTAATAAAGACGGCCTGCGGGGGATTGGAGCTACTCATGCCTGGGCAGAGGCCTACCTGCCGGGCTACGGCTGGTTAGGTATCGATCCTACCAACAATTGTATTGCTAACGAAAACCATGTGCGCCTGGCAGTAGGTCGCAATTTTTCTGACTGTTCGCCGGTTAAGGGTGTTTATAAAGGTTCGGCGCACCACAAGCTGGAGGTATCTGTTTCGGTTGGGCACGAAGACAGCCATATCCCCGAAGAAAAAGATATATTTACCGTTTCAACATTCCCTGTACCTGATGGCAGCGCTGCACGTAACAGTTATGCAAGGTATATGGAAATTATGCAGCAGCAACAGCAGCAGCAATAA
- a CDS encoding alpha-E domain-containing protein: protein MLSRVAASFYWLSRYIERSDGILRMLKINYASSQDSVAGFTWEPVIQIFSGPDEGLIEKLKNDSRAVLKYMVVDKENTNSILNIITLARENARSVQEHIPKDLWQCLNEYYHTVKEPKIASALKKEDPIGILDVLIKQVMLYYGTAEITMERGQARSFMNIGKYLERAIQSIDILDIKYGPTNNNPNLLTDITYWKHLLQSIGGYELYQKTYRDGLEAQNVIEQIILNNDFPRSVIYSVNNIQRYFDRLKNNSNVNDYREISFHIGKLQSNIKYSSVKSIGQVGLHEFLTQIKDDLYQIGNSLNEYYFANS, encoded by the coding sequence ATGTTAAGCAGGGTAGCAGCAAGTTTTTATTGGTTAAGCCGGTATATTGAGCGTAGCGACGGTATTTTACGAATGCTGAAGATAAACTATGCCTCGTCGCAAGATTCGGTAGCGGGGTTTACCTGGGAGCCTGTTATTCAGATCTTTTCGGGCCCGGATGAAGGATTGATAGAAAAGTTAAAGAACGATAGCCGGGCAGTGTTAAAGTATATGGTGGTTGATAAAGAGAACACCAACTCTATATTAAACATTATTACCCTTGCACGCGAAAATGCCCGTAGCGTACAAGAGCATATCCCTAAGGACCTTTGGCAGTGTTTAAATGAGTATTACCACACCGTAAAAGAACCCAAAATTGCATCTGCATTAAAAAAGGAAGACCCCATAGGTATTTTAGATGTATTGATAAAACAGGTAATGCTATACTATGGTACAGCCGAAATTACCATGGAGCGCGGCCAGGCCCGCAGCTTTATGAATATTGGGAAGTATTTAGAGCGGGCCATACAATCAATAGATATATTGGACATTAAATACGGGCCAACAAACAATAACCCAAACCTGCTCACCGATATTACGTATTGGAAACACCTGCTGCAATCTATAGGTGGGTATGAACTTTACCAAAAAACTTATCGCGATGGCCTGGAAGCGCAGAATGTAATAGAACAGATCATCCTGAATAACGATTTTCCGCGCTCGGTAATTTATTCGGTAAATAATATACAAAGGTATTTTGACAGACTAAAAAACAACAGCAATGTGAATGATTATCGCGAGATATCGTTCCATATTGGCAAGCTGCAAAGCAACATTAAATATAGTTCGGTTAAAAGTATCGGGCAGGTTGGCCTTCACGAGTTTTTAACACAAATTAAAGACGACCTGTACCAGATAGGTAATTCGTTAAACGAGTATTATTTTGCAAATTCCTAA